Sequence from the Methanosarcina siciliae T4/M genome:
AGAGTATACTATAGCCCGGGTATCTTATATTTTTATTGGTGTTTCGATACGGATTTTTACCTCTTCTCCTTTCTTAATCTAACTTAACGGTGAGTACCTTCCCGGAAGAACGAAGTCCTGATGTCGGGATTACATCAGAGTTCAGTAAAAAGGACTTAAAAATCGAATGAAATCGATGAGAAGTTGCTATATTATATACCAATAAAATATTTTTGTGAAACATGACTGTATAAAGTCATTTGAGAGATTTATATAATCTTCATCCGGATATTCGATGAGCCCATATCTGGATACTCCCATATCTGGATATTTTATTTTCAAGAGGTGTTTGCGTGATTAAAATCCATAATGAAATACCTGACTCCTGTAATTGGCAAATAGTTGAGGAAATTAATCGAGGATGGTCAAATGATAAGAAATATTATGTCCAAACGGCGGACGGTAGAGAATTTTTACTTCGAATATCAAACATATAGCAATATGAGAGAAAGAAACAGGATTTTCAAAAAATAAAACAGATTGATAATATTAACATCTTAATGTCGCATCCAGTTGATTTTGGAATTTGTAATAGTGGTCAGTCTGTGTATTTTTTAACAACCTGGATTGAAGGGGAAGGTGCAGAAACCGTTCTTCCCGGGCTAAGCAGTAAAGAACAATACCGGTTTGGGGTTAGAGCAGGAGAAATATTGAAAATGATTCATCAAATTCCTGCCGCAAAAAATCAACTTTCCTGGTCGGAACGTTTCAACCGCAAAATAGACAGGAATATTACTAATTATAAAGCCTGTGGAATTCATCTGAGGGGAGCAGAGAAAATCATCGGGTATATCGAACAAAATCGATATCTATTAGAAAATCGCCCCCAGTGTTTTCAACATGGTGACTATCATGCCGGGAATATGATCGTTACAAAATCCGGGGAGCTTGGGATTATTGATTTTGACAGACTTGATTCTGGTGATCCGTGGGAGGAATTCGATCGTATTACCTGGTGCGCAGGTATAAGTACCGCATTTGCCTCGGGACGTATAAACGGATATTTCGATCATAACGTACCTGTTTTATTTTTCAGATTAATGGCTTTATATATTGCAAGCAACCAGCTTTCATCAATTCCCTGGTCAATTCCATACGGGCAGGAAGAAGTCCGTACAATGCTCAGACAAGCCGAGGATGTTTTGACATGGTATGATGGATTTGAAACATACATACCGAAATGGTATATTTCAGGCCCTCCTAAGTGAATATGATGAATACCTTAATTTCCTCCAAAAACATTTTTATCTGTCGGAATTTCTACGTGGATGAAGTTTCGCGAACTTGGCAGACTCATCAAAGACGGGTTATTTGCGAGTCCTATCTTCATCTTTCAAAGGCAGGTCCCCCAACATCGGCTATGTTATTGTACCCGAATTCTTCCCAGTACCCTCTGTAAGGTGAGTTGCTGAGCTCAATTCTTACTATCCACTTAGCCCATTTGTACCCGTACTTGTCTTCAGCCACAAGCTGCAGGGGAAACCCTCTTTCAGGCGGCAGGGTCACATCATTTAGTTTATATGCGAGTATGATATCGTTTTCCAGCAGATAGTCCTTATCAAGGGAAGTGGAGTACCCGTCTGCGCTGTAAAAAATAACCGTTGTTGCATTGTCCATAACCCCTACTTCGTCAAAGATCTCAGCTATCTTAACTCCTGTCCATTTTGCATTAAAGCTCCAGCCTTCCACACAGTTAAGGTCAACGACTTTGGAAGTTTGAGGTAACCCGGTTATTTCTTCATAGGTAAAATTCCGGGGGTTTTCCACAAGCCCGTCAACCTGCAGCCTGCAATTCTCCCTGTCAATATACTGGGTGCCCTTGATGGCGTTGTTGCGCTGCTGTGCAATAGGAGTTAACTGCTGCCCCTGATAAGAAAGCGTTTCTGTCTGGTTGTCATAGACTCCCGTACCTCCTCTGTCGGATACACAGCCTGAAAAGGCTGTAAATACAACTGAAAATATCAGAAGTGAATGGATCGGTTTCATGTATTTGCCCTGCCTCCCTCAATTCTCCCTCGACCCTTTTCCTTACTACTTCCTCTTTTTTACGATTCCTTCCTCAAATATGCTAAATATCAATCTCACCTGAATAAATGAATGTCTGAAAAAGAAATTAATGGAGTTGTAACCCTATAAAGCAGAAGCAACAATGTGGGTAACTGATAGAAAAGATAAATCAATCAGGACTTATGCGGTTGAACTGAGAAATCAATAGCATTTAGCTCCCAACGGCCTAAAATGTAAATTTAATCTGCAGTGTTTGCCGAACATGGTTTTGTATCTAATGCGCGTAAATCCTGCCATAAATCCTACCATTATTCTTTTTGCTTTGTTTGCACATGCTTATGCATGTTCAGGCAATGAGGTGCGGTTTAGTTGATTACTTGCTCGGCTACCTCTACCTTCAGCAGTGCCCGGACATTTTCAATCTGGTTAGCAATAGTTACTGTACTGGAACCTGCAAACAGCAGCCCAACAGCTACATTATCCAGCGTCGTTATCAGTGAACCCGAATCACCGCCTTCGCTCATTGAGGTGGTTATGATCTGGTCTTTAAACCGTGCAACCTTGTCTTGACCATAATTGATATCCACAGTTGCATTGACTGCTGTGATCCTGCCTGTGGTAAAGGCTGTGGTGCGCCCGGTTTTTTTCACAAGATCCCCTACCTTTACGAAATTTTTCTGCTTCCACCCCCGTACTTCTCCGCTCCAGTAAATTTCCCGGTCGATATTACTGAACTCCGCGAGCGCAAGTGCGCAGTCCACAGTGTTGTTCTGGGATTCTCTGGGCTCCGAAAAATCGATGGGTACAAATCTGAACAGCGTACCTATTCTGTCCTCCGGATCTTTCCCTCCATCAAATGCTCCGGGTTGCAGCACCGCATCTCCGATCTGTCCTGCATTAGAGGCTGCAAGTACATGGTTATTGCTGAGAATGTAGTATTTGGGCGGCATGCCAATCCCGTGTACTGGCGGGCTGACCTTACCTCCAGGCAGGATATCGTAAACACCTGTAGCGATGGTACCTGCTGTGATATCTTTATGTCCCACGCTGTATCCTCCTTTAGCCGGACGGACGCGGTTATTCAATGCCAGTGGTGAGAAAGCTTCCGATTTTGGTTCACCTCCTGCCATGGGTATGCCTATCGCCATCACATCTGTTTTGTGCCCTCCCAGTTCTTCAGGTATTATAGCTCCTGCAGGCAGCATTGATTTTTCAAGTTTTTGTGTGACCAGTACTATCAGAGCAGATTCGCCTGTAGGTTTTCCATCCGTCACCTTGGCACCGACTGCCATACCTACTACGTTGGGAAGTATCTTATCCGGATGCAGGAATTTGTCAACTTCAGCCCTATGCGCTACCAAAGTAGCTTCCGCATCCTTCTCTTTTATCATCCATATATTTGCCGATTCCACTTTCTTTGCCATAATTTTTCCCCACTCCGACATAATTTCAATTAATAATAAAAATCGATTTGATATTAGTCGCTTCGCTATCTTTATTGATAAATTATTATGAACTGCTACTCAACGATGTTCCAGTTCCTGACATCCACTACCCGGTGTACTCCATCCCCCACTACCTGGCGTACACCGTCCTCAATACTTTATGACACTATCCTTACTACTTGGTGTACGCCGTCAGGTCACCAATCTCTTCGACCTCTACTTCATATCCTTCAAGTGTTTTCGGTATTTTTTCTTCGGGACAGAGTGAGGAATCCAAAACCTTATGTGTAACTCCCACGAAAATCACATCCTTTTCATTTTTTTTACCAGTCCAAACACCCTTGACATTGGGCAGATCCATCAATTTGACCTCGTACTTTCCCCTCACATCCTCAATGTCCATTTATATCTCCTATGGTAATTTGTTATGTAGTATCCGACCCGTTAACCTGTTTAGATTAAAGCACTGTTAAGCACTGTTGTAAGCACTGTTGTGCTGTACTGTAATAATAGCACAGTGAAGCACTGTTGTGCTGTACTGTAATAATAGCACAGTGTTATTATTTATCGATCCTGTCGATATCCAGATTAACCGGTTAGCCAGATTCCCTTTGAAATCTTTCATCACATCCTTCAGGTAATCTGTATAAAAACAGCTAAGGAAGAATACACTTGCCCTTCAGGATCTATGGGTTCTTGATTTCCAGTACAAACTCGGGTATAACATTAATTTCCCAAATACTCCTCTTAGAGATTTTCGGCACACAATGGTATTTATCACAACACCTCTTGGTGATCAAACAGCGTTACTGAAATACTATTATTAATTCAATATATAATTATCATTTTTTATATTTGTTTTTAAATATATTCTGCTGAATCCTATGTAATAAATCAAATTGTTAGTGATCACATACTCTAAATGAGTTGTCTGACAATTCAGTTATAGAGTAAAAAGATGACAAAAAGAGAGTATTTAAGACATTTAATTTAAAAAGGAAGATTTGTTTATTACTATTTGTTTATTACTGATAGGAATTGTCGGACAGCTTCTTAAGGGGTATTCGTGCCCTTCTTATACAAAGGTAAAAAAAGCCTGAATTGTTTTCAGGCTTCGTCGTATCCTATTTCTTCTTTTGTGAGGTAGCAGGCAGGGTCGTCTGCCCAGATGTTTCCGTATACGGCTTCGGCTCGAACCCGGAAGTTTCCGTTGCAGACGTCGAACCATTTGCATTTTGCGCAGCGGTCGGCATTAGCCTGGATAAGGGGCTTCCTGTGCTTAAGCCCTGCCATGAGCTCGTCACTCTGGTCGGTCCAGATCTCGCTGAAGGGGCGTTCCCTGATGTTTCCGAAGGAGTAGTGTCTCCAGAACTGGTCGGCGTGCACCGAGCCGTCCCAGGACACGCAGCCAATACCTATTCCGGAAGAGTTTCCCTGGTTCATGGACAGGAGTTCGAACACTTCGGCTGCCCTTTCCGGGTTTTCTTTCAGGAGTTTGAGGTAGATGTACGGGCCGTCGCAGTGGTTGTCCACGGTCAGGACTTCTGCGGGGAAGCCTTTCTCGTGCAGGGCTTTTGTCCGTTCCATTATGAGGTCAACGGCTTTTCTGGACTCTTCAGGGGAGAGGTCTTCGTCCACCATTGTCGAACCCCTGCCGGCATAGACCAGGTGGTAGAAGCAGACCCTGGGGATGTTTTCTTCCTCGAGCAGATCGAAGATGGCAGGGATGTCCCGGACGTTCTGCTTGTTGACGGTGAAGCGGAGCCCGACCTTTATACCTTCTTCCTGGCAGTTATGCAGGCCCCTGAGGGCAGCATCAAAAGCCCCTTTCATGCCCCTGAATTTGTCATTTGTCTCCCTGACGCCGTCCAGGGAAACGCCCACATAGGAGAGGCCCACGGCTTTGAGCTTTTTTGCCAGGTCTTTATCTATGAGAGTCCCGTTTGTGGAAATTACCGCTCTCATGCCTTTTTCCCGGGCGTAGGCAGCAAGTTCGGGGAGGTCCTTTCGCATTGTAGGTTCACCCCCGGAAAAAAGCATTACAGGGGAGCC
This genomic interval carries:
- a CDS encoding aminoglycoside phosphotransferase family protein, which codes for MSHPVDFGICNSGQSVYFLTTWIEGEGAETVLPGLSSKEQYRFGVRAGEILKMIHQIPAAKNQLSWSERFNRKIDRNITNYKACGIHLRGAEKIIGYIEQNRYLLENRPQCFQHGDYHAGNMIVTKSGELGIIDFDRLDSGDPWEEFDRITWCAGISTAFASGRINGYFDHNVPVLFFRLMALYIASNQLSSIPWSIPYGQEEVRTMLRQAEDVLTWYDGFETYIPKWYISGPPK
- a CDS encoding molybdopterin-dependent oxidoreductase codes for the protein MKPIHSLLIFSVVFTAFSGCVSDRGGTGVYDNQTETLSYQGQQLTPIAQQRNNAIKGTQYIDRENCRLQVDGLVENPRNFTYEEITGLPQTSKVVDLNCVEGWSFNAKWTGVKIAEIFDEVGVMDNATTVIFYSADGYSTSLDKDYLLENDIILAYKLNDVTLPPERGFPLQLVAEDKYGYKWAKWIVRIELSNSPYRGYWEEFGYNNIADVGGPAFER
- a CDS encoding chymotrypsin family serine protease; its protein translation is MAKKVESANIWMIKEKDAEATLVAHRAEVDKFLHPDKILPNVVGMAVGAKVTDGKPTGESALIVLVTQKLEKSMLPAGAIIPEELGGHKTDVMAIGIPMAGGEPKSEAFSPLALNNRVRPAKGGYSVGHKDITAGTIATGVYDILPGGKVSPPVHGIGMPPKYYILSNNHVLAASNAGQIGDAVLQPGAFDGGKDPEDRIGTLFRFVPIDFSEPRESQNNTVDCALALAEFSNIDREIYWSGEVRGWKQKNFVKVGDLVKKTGRTTAFTTGRITAVNATVDINYGQDKVARFKDQIITTSMSEGGDSGSLITTLDNVAVGLLFAGSSTVTIANQIENVRALLKVEVAEQVIN
- the ahbC gene encoding 12,18-didecarboxysiroheme deacetylase; amino-acid sequence: MIGISKLYCGTVEPSDALRYGRDSKRLPSHLLQFSKDKKPVVVWNMTRRCNLKCVHCYAQAKDMEFKNELSTEEGKALIDDLAAFGSPVMLFSGGEPTMRKDLPELAAYAREKGMRAVISTNGTLIDKDLAKKLKAVGLSYVGVSLDGVRETNDKFRGMKGAFDAALRGLHNCQEEGIKVGLRFTVNKQNVRDIPAIFDLLEEENIPRVCFYHLVYAGRGSTMVDEDLSPEESRKAVDLIMERTKALHEKGFPAEVLTVDNHCDGPYIYLKLLKENPERAAEVFELLSMNQGNSSGIGIGCVSWDGSVHADQFWRHYSFGNIRERPFSEIWTDQSDELMAGLKHRKPLIQANADRCAKCKWFDVCNGNFRVRAEAVYGNIWADDPACYLTKEEIGYDEA